One window from the genome of Natrinema caseinilyticum encodes:
- a CDS encoding TRAP transporter permease: protein MSNTTSDQELTLEEKGEQLPALDFTLDNAQWLMLTLSAIAFSVYHILYAFTFVVNSDQHTIISLGLSIFLMIQLVEANLDELTGKVLFAAKLVSSALILYITYYFVTSYSTILTRILNYTQQEYVFAIILVGAILLFTYRRYGVFITSVVVLSFGYAMLGSYIPGQFGHSSIQFARVLERTALVFDIGLFGFLPGVGAQWIVLFLVYASLLIEFGALQLAMDFGARMNQHLQSGVPQLAVVTSFIMGSISGSAAANTATTGAVTIPLMKSYGMDGETAAAIESNASSGGQVLPPIMGASAFVMASFLNIRYFDVIVGALLPAIIFYLTVSISVYYVSKGYELSEPASDEHTLETTQESGQAWYVYLPLAVSVLVLIYDLGIRQIGPLTSGFHSVMSLLVLQFIWKMILADDRGETLRDYGRNLGVGLQKGAIASAEIMVVLGAIAIFVSLLGSGNLVQVLSFMMLDISGGLLFPLLLVAMILSIIFGLGMPTVAAYVVVVVFVAPAVADLGIAEFNTHLFVFYFAILSAITPPVALAAVIASGIAEADFLKVAKKAMILGAPLFILPYTIIYHPSIANWNGDTPLTFVYLLTTFTAIVTIIHFNLGYHEYVNGAIKTVAGGALVAVMFWGTTTIQAAGFAVAALIVVAFHYMERNSSKTVAPA, encoded by the coding sequence ATGTCGAACACAACCTCCGACCAGGAGCTGACGTTAGAGGAGAAAGGGGAGCAGTTGCCCGCCCTCGATTTCACCCTCGATAATGCTCAGTGGTTGATGCTTACGCTAAGCGCGATCGCATTCTCCGTCTATCACATTCTGTATGCGTTCACGTTCGTCGTGAACAGTGACCAGCACACGATTATCTCGCTCGGTCTCTCCATCTTCCTGATGATCCAGTTGGTCGAAGCCAATCTCGACGAACTGACCGGAAAGGTCCTCTTCGCCGCGAAGTTGGTCAGTTCGGCACTGATACTGTACATCACGTACTATTTCGTGACGAGTTACTCCACGATCCTGACGAGGATTTTGAACTACACCCAACAGGAGTACGTGTTCGCGATCATCCTGGTCGGGGCGATTCTCCTCTTTACGTATCGCCGGTACGGTGTCTTCATCACGAGCGTCGTGGTGCTGTCGTTCGGATACGCGATGCTGGGATCGTACATCCCGGGACAGTTCGGCCACAGTAGCATCCAGTTCGCCCGAGTCCTCGAGCGAACCGCGCTCGTGTTCGACATCGGCCTGTTCGGATTCCTTCCGGGCGTCGGTGCCCAGTGGATCGTCCTCTTTCTGGTCTACGCGAGTCTCCTGATCGAGTTCGGTGCCCTGCAACTGGCCATGGACTTCGGTGCGCGGATGAACCAGCACCTCCAGTCCGGTGTGCCGCAGCTGGCGGTCGTCACGAGTTTCATCATGGGTTCGATTTCGGGGAGTGCGGCCGCGAACACGGCCACGACCGGTGCCGTGACGATCCCGCTGATGAAGAGTTACGGCATGGACGGCGAAACGGCCGCGGCCATCGAATCGAACGCGTCTTCGGGTGGACAGGTGCTTCCGCCGATCATGGGCGCGTCAGCCTTCGTCATGGCCTCGTTCCTGAATATCCGCTATTTCGACGTCATCGTCGGCGCGTTGCTCCCGGCGATCATCTTCTATCTCACCGTCTCGATTTCCGTCTACTACGTCAGCAAGGGGTACGAACTATCCGAACCCGCGTCGGACGAGCATACCCTCGAGACGACACAGGAGTCCGGGCAGGCGTGGTACGTCTACTTACCCCTGGCAGTGTCCGTCTTGGTTCTCATCTACGACCTCGGGATCAGACAGATCGGGCCGCTGACGTCCGGCTTCCACTCCGTCATGTCTCTCCTCGTGCTCCAGTTCATCTGGAAAATGATACTGGCCGACGATCGAGGTGAGACGCTGCGTGACTACGGTCGAAACCTGGGCGTCGGTCTCCAGAAGGGGGCGATCGCCAGCGCGGAGATCATGGTCGTCCTCGGCGCGATCGCGATATTCGTCAGCCTGCTCGGCAGCGGGAACCTCGTGCAGGTGCTGTCGTTCATGATGCTTGACATCTCCGGCGGACTGCTCTTCCCGCTGTTGCTCGTCGCGATGATCCTCTCGATCATCTTCGGGCTGGGAATGCCGACGGTCGCGGCGTACGTCGTCGTCGTCGTGTTCGTTGCCCCGGCCGTGGCGGACCTGGGGATCGCGGAGTTCAACACGCACCTGTTCGTGTTCTACTTCGCGATCCTGTCCGCGATCACCCCACCGGTCGCACTCGCGGCCGTCATCGCGAGCGGTATCGCCGAAGCGGATTTCCTCAAAGTGGCGAAAAAGGCGATGATTCTGGGTGCACCGTTGTTTATCCTCCCCTACACGATCATCTACCACCCGAGTATCGCGAACTGGAACGGTGACACGCCCCTGACGTTCGTCTACCTGCTCACGACGTTCACCGCGATCGTCACCATCATCCACTTCAATCTCGGCTACCACGAGTACGTCAACGGCGCCATCAAGACCGTTGCAGGCGGCGCGCTGGTCGCCGTCATGTTCTGGGGCACGACCACGATTCAGGCGGCCGGATTCGCCGTGGCCGCCCTCATCGTCGTCGCGTTCCACTACATGGAGCGTAACTCGTCGAAAACGGTCGCACCAGCCTGA
- a CDS encoding TAXI family TRAP transporter solute-binding subunit, which produces MTRMSYNRRHFIKAAGVAGVAGLAGCIGGGNGGSSNVDSDATEWSFGITREGTIGYVKATGWARVFDEADTDISLTLNTTGGSEEAYRLTAAGDNHITRGTSAMGMASYNEESRPGANFGGESAIPTVPQQVMAVSDLRPFWVTLDDSIQSIEDLEGKTVHNGAAGSRFVGAIPFDSVGMLSNMELVQGDWSDIPFALEEGRVDAAYCYVMASGTSLPGWAEQLANQDSLRVLPFSDSQYSTFEEDPYLNVREVPVNEVFPFETNVDTVKSPTSQYQWYVHPDLSNENVKEFCEISFNNVSQLQEVHDALGLFNEEYAVSGMTKSPVHPGAVEWYKENDLWNDDLIEG; this is translated from the coding sequence ATGACACGGATGTCGTACAACAGAAGGCACTTTATCAAGGCTGCAGGTGTAGCGGGAGTAGCAGGGCTCGCAGGCTGTATTGGTGGGGGCAACGGCGGTAGCAGCAACGTCGATAGCGATGCTACCGAATGGAGCTTCGGGATTACCCGTGAAGGAACGATCGGATACGTGAAAGCCACTGGGTGGGCTCGCGTCTTCGACGAAGCGGACACCGATATTTCTCTGACTCTCAACACGACTGGCGGATCAGAGGAAGCGTATCGACTCACCGCTGCGGGTGACAACCACATTACGAGGGGGACGAGCGCGATGGGGATGGCGTCCTACAACGAGGAGAGCCGACCGGGGGCGAACTTCGGTGGGGAGAGCGCCATTCCGACGGTTCCACAACAGGTCATGGCGGTCAGTGACCTTCGGCCGTTCTGGGTGACCCTCGACGATAGCATCCAGTCGATCGAAGACCTCGAGGGCAAAACCGTTCACAACGGTGCCGCCGGATCTCGATTCGTCGGTGCGATCCCGTTCGATAGCGTCGGAATGTTGAGCAACATGGAACTTGTCCAGGGTGACTGGTCCGACATTCCGTTCGCGCTGGAAGAAGGACGAGTCGACGCCGCGTACTGTTACGTGATGGCGAGCGGGACGTCCCTCCCCGGCTGGGCGGAGCAACTTGCCAACCAGGACAGCCTTCGGGTCCTGCCGTTCTCGGACAGTCAGTACTCGACGTTCGAGGAGGACCCGTACCTCAACGTCCGTGAGGTTCCGGTCAACGAGGTCTTCCCGTTCGAGACGAACGTCGATACGGTCAAGTCGCCCACGTCTCAGTACCAGTGGTACGTCCACCCCGACCTCAGCAACGAGAACGTCAAGGAGTTCTGTGAGATATCGTTCAACAACGTGAGCCAGTTGCAGGAGGTTCACGACGCCCTCGGACTATTCAACGAGGAGTACGCGGTCAGTGGTATGACGAAATCGCCGGTTCACCCAGGGGCCGTCGAGTGGTACAAGGAAAACGACCTCTGGAACGACGACCTGATCGAAGGATAA
- a CDS encoding acyl-CoA dehydrogenase family protein, translated as MEFEYSEEQRLIRRSVADLMSDYDRDYWRTHDNDHEFPWSFWKDAARAGWVSMTLPEEYGGSDSSLQDAAVVLEQMAKCDAGLVPVLPIARTMFVGEVLANYTTEAQRDMFLEDIVTGEAIPAFAITEPGAGFDALGMETRATKTDSGWELSGEKVFISGADIADHVLVVARTSPKDDSSPSSGISLFMIPTDADGVTVTPIDKVAIRTETTTQFFLDDVEVPDDHLIGERGRGWYHVLDLLNTERITLAAGLAGAAELAIDMASEYAREREVFDRPIGKNQGIQLPLAEAKVNVTGAWLQVLRAADVYDRGGEDVGIAANSAKVAASNAAYEAANVGMQTFGGWSVTEEYDINRLWRDARFFQIGPVSNELAKTFIAERELDLPKSY; from the coding sequence ATGGAGTTCGAGTATTCCGAGGAGCAGCGACTGATTCGTCGCTCTGTGGCCGACCTGATGAGCGATTACGACCGCGACTACTGGCGAACCCACGACAACGACCACGAATTCCCGTGGTCGTTCTGGAAGGACGCCGCTCGAGCGGGCTGGGTCAGTATGACCCTCCCCGAAGAGTACGGCGGGTCCGACTCCAGCCTTCAGGACGCGGCGGTCGTCCTGGAGCAGATGGCGAAGTGCGATGCCGGTCTCGTTCCGGTATTACCGATCGCGCGGACGATGTTCGTCGGTGAGGTGCTCGCGAACTACACGACCGAGGCCCAGCGTGATATGTTCCTCGAGGATATCGTCACGGGCGAGGCCATTCCGGCCTTCGCGATCACCGAACCGGGCGCGGGGTTCGACGCGCTCGGGATGGAAACGCGCGCCACGAAAACCGATTCGGGGTGGGAACTGAGCGGCGAGAAGGTGTTCATCTCCGGTGCCGATATCGCGGATCACGTCCTCGTCGTCGCTCGGACGTCCCCGAAGGACGACTCGAGTCCGAGCAGCGGGATTTCGCTGTTCATGATACCAACTGACGCGGACGGCGTCACGGTGACGCCCATCGACAAGGTCGCGATACGGACGGAGACGACGACGCAGTTCTTCCTCGACGACGTCGAGGTGCCCGACGACCACCTCATCGGCGAACGCGGACGCGGATGGTACCACGTTCTCGACCTGCTGAACACCGAGCGGATCACTCTCGCGGCCGGTCTCGCCGGTGCCGCCGAACTCGCGATCGATATGGCGTCCGAATACGCTCGAGAGCGCGAAGTGTTCGACCGCCCGATCGGGAAGAACCAGGGAATCCAGCTTCCGCTCGCCGAGGCGAAGGTGAACGTCACGGGCGCGTGGCTTCAGGTGCTACGAGCGGCGGACGTCTACGACCGCGGGGGCGAGGACGTCGGAATCGCAGCGAATTCGGCGAAAGTCGCTGCATCGAACGCCGCCTACGAGGCCGCGAACGTCGGAATGCAGACGTTCGGGGGCTGGTCCGTAACCGAAGAGTACGACATCAATCGGCTGTGGCGGGATGCCAGGTTCTTCCAGATCGGTCCTGTTTCGAACGAACTGGCGAAGACCTTCATCGCCGAGCGGGAACTGGATCTTCCGAAATCCTACTGA
- a CDS encoding IclR family transcriptional regulator, whose translation MIDATENSLAILEVVHERDRVGVTALADETGLAKSTVHSHVETLKHAGYLVQSGDELELSFRFLTLGLDTRRREPHQVAVREKVVELARRTGERAHYVVREGTDGVFLYSETGENAVRTGVHPGDFVPLHTTASGKAILANLPTERIESVIADSDLVSVTPDTITDPDDLREELQNVRTRGLAFNDGEYVERLWSVGAPVFDDEERVLGSMSVSVPANRLGRRGVNDQLSTALLETVNELELEIAHA comes from the coding sequence ATGATCGACGCAACCGAGAACTCACTGGCGATCCTCGAGGTCGTTCACGAACGCGACCGGGTTGGCGTGACGGCGCTCGCGGACGAAACCGGTCTCGCGAAAAGTACCGTTCACAGTCACGTTGAGACGCTCAAACACGCGGGCTACCTCGTCCAATCCGGCGACGAACTCGAACTCTCGTTTCGGTTTCTCACGCTCGGCCTGGACACCCGGCGTCGGGAGCCACACCAGGTTGCCGTACGCGAGAAAGTGGTGGAACTGGCCCGTCGAACGGGCGAACGCGCCCACTACGTCGTCAGGGAGGGGACGGACGGCGTGTTTCTCTACTCGGAGACGGGGGAAAACGCCGTCAGGACTGGCGTTCACCCTGGCGACTTCGTGCCCCTCCATACGACCGCGAGCGGGAAGGCGATACTCGCCAACCTCCCGACGGAGCGAATCGAGTCGGTCATCGCCGACTCCGACCTCGTGTCGGTCACGCCCGACACGATCACCGATCCCGACGATCTCCGCGAGGAACTTCAGAACGTACGCACGCGAGGACTGGCGTTCAACGACGGCGAGTACGTCGAGCGACTTTGGTCGGTCGGCGCCCCGGTCTTCGACGACGAGGAGCGCGTCCTCGGGAGCATGAGCGTCTCGGTGCCGGCGAACCGACTCGGTCGTCGCGGCGTGAACGATCAGCTTTCGACCGCGCTGCTGGAAACGGTAAACGAACTCGAACTCGAAATCGCTCACGCGTGA
- a CDS encoding acyl-CoA dehydrogenase family protein, translating to MIGEDTFLTDEEEQYLADAITTLETEVFVDGLGYDHFRALDENEVSREDWQEYVSRMGEAGFNCISVPEEYGGPGGTIIQTVLAEQAIGYCGNIVHACQTSLTQHVGRTMYEHGDQHIKETYLEPMASGDLVVSQAYTEPRSGTDIAHLDTSAEKDGDEWVIDGEKRFIDFAPYADFYFTPVRTSGEDGDRDGVSIVVIDRETDGIELVEDQSDWHGFRGTGASWMQFDDVRVPEENLVGTEGDAWSYITDELNLEHLTVARYCLGASQQALEIAANYTANREVNERPVSRYQAVNHKIAEMTTRLDGAYLLNTRAARIMDDRGVSTGRMESAMAKWLGNDLAHEIADTCIQIMGGIGTTTSYPIEQIQRDVRAGRFMGGATEVMKSVVQSDAYKELLDEEFDGDLVGNEREGLPWLNADQQPARTGDE from the coding sequence ATGATCGGAGAAGACACGTTTCTGACGGACGAGGAAGAACAGTACCTGGCCGACGCGATAACTACCCTCGAGACCGAGGTGTTCGTCGACGGGCTCGGCTACGACCACTTTCGGGCCTTAGACGAGAACGAGGTGAGCCGCGAGGACTGGCAGGAGTACGTCAGCCGAATGGGCGAAGCCGGCTTCAATTGCATCTCCGTTCCCGAGGAGTACGGCGGTCCGGGCGGCACCATTATCCAGACGGTGCTGGCCGAACAGGCTATCGGCTACTGCGGCAACATCGTTCACGCCTGCCAGACGTCGCTGACCCAACACGTCGGGCGCACGATGTACGAACACGGCGATCAGCACATCAAAGAGACCTATCTCGAGCCGATGGCCTCGGGCGACCTGGTCGTTTCGCAGGCCTACACGGAGCCCCGAAGCGGGACCGACATCGCCCACCTCGACACGAGCGCCGAGAAGGACGGTGACGAGTGGGTCATCGACGGGGAAAAGCGGTTCATCGACTTCGCGCCATACGCCGATTTTTACTTCACGCCCGTGCGCACGAGCGGAGAAGACGGCGACCGCGACGGCGTCTCGATCGTCGTGATCGATCGCGAGACCGACGGAATCGAGCTCGTCGAGGATCAGTCCGACTGGCACGGCTTTCGCGGCACCGGGGCATCGTGGATGCAGTTCGACGACGTCCGCGTGCCCGAAGAGAACCTCGTCGGAACCGAAGGCGATGCGTGGTCGTACATCACCGACGAACTCAACCTCGAACACCTGACCGTCGCCCGTTACTGTCTCGGCGCGAGCCAGCAGGCGCTCGAAATCGCCGCCAACTACACGGCGAACCGCGAGGTCAACGAACGACCGGTCTCGCGATATCAGGCGGTCAATCACAAGATCGCCGAAATGACGACGCGTCTCGACGGCGCGTACCTGCTCAACACCCGGGCGGCGCGAATCATGGACGACCGCGGCGTCTCCACCGGCCGAATGGAGAGCGCGATGGCGAAGTGGCTCGGAAACGACCTGGCTCACGAAATCGCCGACACCTGCATCCAGATCATGGGCGGAATCGGGACGACGACGTCGTATCCGATCGAGCAGATCCAGCGGGACGTCCGCGCTGGCAGGTTCATGGGTGGCGCAACCGAGGTCATGAAGAGCGTCGTCCAGTCCGACGCCTACAAAGAGTTGCTCGACGAGGAGTTCGACGGTGATCTCGTCGGGAACGAACGCGAGGGACTCCCCTGGTTGAACGCGGACCAGCAGCCGGCGCGGACCGGAGACGAGTAG
- a CDS encoding SDR family NAD(P)-dependent oxidoreductase, which yields MIDGKVAIITGGASGLGRETAFRMAELGASVVVSDLGSKPHGEGADEEPLHDVVDEITANGGEAMASFGDITDYEYVESLVEETVEEYGRIDGAVNYAGFLRDDMLFNMDPENWKAVTDVHLTGHFNLIHHLGGYWRQRSKAEGLDSQRSFVSVSSASSRGSASQINYSAAKAGILGLTRTAARELHRYNVRVNAMMPAAITRMLDANVPEDVLEQLPQDELGPEKVVALPIVLLADDATDVNGWTFAIGGDTVFTVTDPEWDRSLTAEGGWNATDLAAQFDDLLEGEPRSKTEPGGLLNELVE from the coding sequence ATGATCGACGGCAAAGTGGCGATTATCACCGGCGGTGCGAGCGGTCTGGGCCGCGAAACGGCCTTCCGGATGGCGGAGCTGGGTGCGTCCGTCGTCGTCAGCGACCTCGGGTCGAAACCCCACGGCGAGGGCGCGGACGAGGAACCGCTCCACGACGTCGTCGACGAAATCACCGCAAACGGCGGCGAAGCGATGGCGAGCTTCGGCGACATCACGGACTACGAGTACGTCGAGTCGCTGGTCGAGGAGACGGTCGAGGAGTACGGCCGCATCGACGGGGCCGTCAACTACGCCGGCTTCCTCCGGGACGACATGCTGTTCAATATGGATCCGGAGAACTGGAAGGCGGTGACCGACGTCCACCTCACCGGTCACTTCAATCTCATCCATCACCTGGGTGGCTACTGGCGCCAACGTAGCAAGGCCGAGGGCCTCGATTCCCAGCGCTCGTTCGTGTCGGTATCGTCGGCGTCGTCCAGAGGGAGCGCGTCCCAGATCAACTACTCCGCAGCCAAGGCGGGCATTCTCGGGCTCACTCGAACGGCCGCTCGCGAACTCCACCGGTACAACGTCCGCGTCAACGCGATGATGCCGGCGGCGATCACCAGAATGCTCGACGCGAACGTCCCCGAAGACGTCCTCGAGCAACTTCCACAGGACGAGCTGGGGCCCGAGAAAGTCGTCGCACTTCCCATCGTGTTGCTGGCCGACGACGCGACGGATGTCAACGGCTGGACGTTCGCCATCGGCGGCGATACTGTCTTCACCGTCACCGATCCCGAGTGGGACCGATCGCTGACGGCAGAGGGCGGGTGGAACGCGACCGATCTCGCCGCACAGTTCGACGACCTGCTCGAGGGAGAGCCGCGATCGAAAACGGAACCCGGCGGTCTGTTGAACGAACTCGTCGAGTGA
- a CDS encoding citryl-CoA lyase gives MGERPLRTSIATSDEQRITVRGADLTDDLMGTLDFGEFFYFHLTGEMPTDSESRVFNTLLVTVVEHGVTPSVIAARLTYDSAPEAVQGAVSSGLLGAGKTFLGSMQDVAEIVQDGVSRIENGDSSEAVARDVVAAHDRLPGFGHPEHEPTDPRTDRIFEILEEEGMDGPYLEFIYDVQDAAEEQFGSRPLINATGAIGVGVSELGLDPIVARGIALVARSAGLVGHLNEEIHEPMARDIWDVVEENVEYQDGETR, from the coding sequence ATGGGTGAGAGACCCTTACGTACATCGATAGCGACATCGGACGAGCAGCGAATCACCGTCAGAGGGGCGGATCTCACGGACGATCTCATGGGAACCCTCGATTTCGGCGAATTCTTCTACTTCCATCTGACGGGCGAGATGCCGACCGACTCCGAGTCCCGCGTGTTCAATACGCTCCTGGTCACGGTCGTCGAACACGGGGTCACCCCGAGCGTGATCGCGGCGCGGCTCACGTACGATTCGGCGCCCGAAGCGGTACAGGGTGCGGTCTCGAGTGGCTTGCTCGGTGCGGGGAAGACCTTCCTCGGATCGATGCAGGACGTCGCCGAAATCGTTCAGGACGGCGTCTCGCGGATCGAAAACGGCGATTCGAGCGAGGCCGTCGCCCGTGACGTCGTCGCGGCACACGACCGACTCCCCGGCTTCGGTCACCCGGAGCACGAACCCACGGACCCGCGCACCGACCGGATCTTCGAAATTCTCGAGGAGGAAGGGATGGACGGCCCGTACCTCGAGTTCATCTACGACGTTCAGGACGCGGCAGAGGAGCAGTTCGGTTCGCGTCCGCTGATCAACGCGACCGGCGCGATCGGTGTGGGGGTGTCGGAACTCGGCCTCGACCCGATCGTCGCTCGCGGGATCGCGCTCGTCGCCCGGTCTGCGGGACTCGTCGGGCACCTAAACGAGGAGATTCACGAGCCGATGGCTCGCGACATCTGGGACGTCGTCGAGGAGAACGTCGAGTACCAGGACGGTGAGACGCGATGA
- a CDS encoding enoyl-CoA hydratase/isomerase family protein → MTDDPVRLDVSDGAARIELNRPDKYNALNDALVARLSDALETVERDPDVRCVVLSSAGDAFCAGGDIDRMRRRRKREVTPPQMRREVIFQVRDTVEHLFSLEKPVIVEVEGFAMGAGANLALAGDLVFAATDATFGQSFSNVGMSVDFGGSFLLPQLVGLHKAKELVFSAEPISGAEAAEMGLINDAVPAAELDELVEEWVADLSTAPTEALVLAKQNLNDGAVVDFSTALRNESTTQGLLRATHDHREGVDAFFEDRDPEFEGE, encoded by the coding sequence ATGACTGACGACCCCGTTCGACTGGACGTATCCGACGGTGCCGCACGAATCGAGTTGAATCGACCGGACAAGTACAACGCGCTGAACGACGCCCTGGTCGCTCGCCTCTCGGACGCTCTCGAGACGGTCGAGCGAGACCCCGACGTCCGGTGCGTCGTGTTATCGAGCGCCGGCGATGCGTTCTGTGCCGGCGGTGATATCGATCGAATGCGGCGGCGCCGCAAACGAGAGGTCACGCCGCCCCAGATGCGACGCGAGGTCATCTTCCAGGTGCGAGACACGGTCGAGCACCTGTTCTCCCTCGAGAAACCGGTGATCGTCGAAGTTGAGGGCTTCGCGATGGGTGCCGGTGCGAACCTCGCGCTCGCGGGCGACCTCGTGTTCGCCGCCACCGACGCGACGTTCGGCCAGTCGTTTTCGAACGTCGGGATGTCGGTCGACTTCGGGGGCTCGTTCTTGCTTCCGCAACTCGTCGGTCTCCACAAGGCGAAGGAACTGGTGTTCTCGGCCGAGCCCATTTCCGGCGCCGAGGCCGCAGAAATGGGGCTGATTAACGATGCCGTTCCGGCGGCGGAACTCGACGAACTGGTCGAGGAGTGGGTCGCGGACCTCTCGACGGCTCCGACGGAGGCACTCGTGCTGGCGAAACAGAACTTGAACGACGGGGCCGTCGTCGACTTCTCGACGGCCCTTCGGAACGAATCGACCACTCAGGGACTCCTCCGGGCGACGCACGATCACCGAGAGGGCGTCGACGCCTTCTTCGAGGACCGCGATCCGGAGTTCGAGGGGGAGTAA
- a CDS encoding acyl-CoA synthetase, giving the protein MTGTDFDLRNLEPGQYDDLYESFEWDVPETYNMAEAICDRWATDRSAMALYWENADGDAESYTFHELARLSNRCANAFRDHGIERGDVVAIFLPTLPEYLTVTLAGLKLGAINMPLYHLFAPDGVADRVRDASPELLVTDEGGLEKLAEIDYADSMDVVLVRGDESESKTGDRPIPFEELVEGCSRSFDPVETAPTDPAQLFYTSGTTGDPKGVLHAHQYAIGQRIAGQYMRDFHESDLLWHSGDLAWAGGFANLLEAWTLGMPIVKYDGKFDPERALELIEAYGVTIFVTAPTALRKMMDLPPETIDSYDVSLRVVSAGGERVTPDMLEWAEAAFGAFGTLGYGQTECYSVGYPPLGDERAEKLGALGKPLPGFEVTILDDDGNELPAGESGELAVAMDDNPTMYLEYFDRPAATAAVREGRWHRTGDTASIDEDGYVWYLGRRDDMIISSGYRISPAEVESSLNGHPAVKEAAVVGVSDPERTNIVKAVLEPAAGVEPSADLVDELQEHVKSNLATFQYPREIEFVGELPKTITGKIKRNQLRDEGETQ; this is encoded by the coding sequence ATGACGGGCACCGACTTCGATCTGCGGAACCTGGAGCCGGGCCAGTACGACGACCTTTACGAGTCGTTCGAGTGGGACGTTCCGGAGACGTACAACATGGCCGAAGCCATCTGTGACCGGTGGGCGACCGATCGGTCCGCGATGGCACTCTACTGGGAGAACGCCGACGGCGACGCGGAATCGTACACGTTTCACGAACTCGCTCGGCTCTCGAACCGGTGTGCGAACGCGTTTCGCGACCACGGCATCGAACGGGGGGACGTCGTCGCGATCTTCCTCCCGACGCTCCCCGAGTACCTGACCGTGACGCTGGCCGGCCTCAAACTGGGTGCGATCAACATGCCGCTGTACCACCTGTTCGCGCCCGACGGGGTCGCCGATCGCGTTCGGGACGCCTCACCCGAACTTCTCGTCACCGACGAGGGCGGACTCGAGAAGCTCGCGGAGATCGACTACGCGGATTCCATGGACGTCGTCCTCGTCCGCGGCGACGAGTCCGAATCGAAGACCGGGGACCGGCCGATTCCGTTCGAGGAGCTGGTCGAGGGCTGTTCCCGCTCGTTCGATCCCGTCGAGACGGCGCCGACCGATCCGGCACAGCTGTTCTACACGTCCGGCACCACCGGCGATCCGAAGGGCGTTCTCCACGCCCACCAGTACGCGATCGGCCAGCGGATCGCCGGCCAGTACATGCGCGATTTCCACGAGAGCGACCTCCTCTGGCACTCGGGCGACCTCGCCTGGGCGGGCGGCTTTGCGAACCTGCTCGAGGCCTGGACGCTCGGCATGCCGATCGTGAAATACGACGGCAAATTCGATCCGGAGCGGGCGCTGGAACTCATCGAGGCCTACGGGGTGACGATCTTCGTCACCGCACCGACGGCGCTCCGAAAGATGATGGATCTCCCGCCGGAGACGATCGACTCGTACGACGTGTCCCTTCGCGTCGTCTCGGCCGGTGGCGAGCGCGTCACGCCGGATATGCTCGAGTGGGCCGAAGCGGCGTTCGGCGCGTTCGGCACGCTCGGGTACGGACAGACGGAGTGTTACAGCGTCGGCTATCCGCCCCTCGGCGACGAGCGAGCGGAGAAACTCGGGGCGCTTGGAAAACCGCTCCCCGGGTTCGAGGTGACGATCCTCGACGACGACGGAAACGAACTCCCGGCGGGCGAATCGGGCGAGTTGGCCGTCGCGATGGACGACAACCCGACCATGTACCTCGAGTACTTCGACAGGCCCGCGGCGACGGCGGCGGTACGGGAGGGACGGTGGCATCGAACCGGCGATACGGCGTCGATCGACGAGGACGGCTACGTCTGGTACCTCGGTCGGCGGGACGACATGATCATCAGCTCCGGCTACCGGATCAGCCCGGCGGAGGTCGAATCCAGCCTGAACGGCCATCCCGCGGTGAAGGAGGCGGCGGTCGTCGGCGTTTCCGACCCCGAGCGGACGAACATCGTCAAGGCCGTCCTCGAACCGGCGGCGGGCGTCGAGCCGTCCGCCGATCTGGTCGACGAACTGCAGGAACACGTCAAATCGAATCTGGCCACGTTCCAGTACCCCCGCGAGATCGAGTTCGTCGGCGAGCTTCCGAAAACGATAACCGGCAAAATAAAACGGAATCAGCTCCGAGACGAGGGTGAGACGCAATGA